The genomic stretch AAGAAGTGGTTGGTGATCAGTCTGCAAGGTAAACTTCCGGCCGAATACCATCTTATGAAACCGTGTTACAGCAAAAACCAGTGCCAAAGCTTCTTTTTCTATCTGGCCGTAATTTTGCTTCGCAGGAGTTAGAGATCTTGAAATGTGCGAAATATCCTTCACTGATCCATTCGGAAAACGATGCATAATAACAGCGCCCAAGCCATTTTTGGATGCATCACCTGCGACGATGATTTCTTTGTTCGGGTTAAAATGTGTCAGCAACAAGTCGGAAGTGAGCAGCATTTTGAACTTGTCGAACGACTTCTGACAGTTCGCAGTCCATTCCCATTTCACGTTTTGTTTCAGTAAATAATCCATGGGTGCTCTTAGCTCTTTCATCTGCTTGACAAAACGCCCATAATAATTGATAGCTCCAAGATACGATCGAAGCTGTGATACGTTGGTTGGAGCTGGCATTTGCGAAATTGCGGTTGTCTTCGCGGGATCAGGTCGTAAGCCGTCTTTGTCGATGATATGGCCTAGGAACTTAATTTGTGATAGACCAAATCGACATTTTTCGATCTTCAGATGAAAACCGTACGTTTTGATCCGCTCCAGGACCTCATGAAGGCTTCGATTGTGTTCTTCTTTTGTCTTAACAGAAATCATGATATCGTCTAGATACGGTTTTACTCCAGGAATACCAGCGACCATACTGTCAATAATCCTTTGGAAGGCACCAGGAGCGGACTTGATTCCAGGCGGCAGACGGTTGTATTTGAACAGTCCTCGATGAGTGTTTATCGTCAGATACTTTTGTGATTCCTCTTCAATCTCGACTTGCAGGTACGCATCAGAAAAATCGAGTTGGGAGAAATAACGGCAGCCAGCTAGATCAGCAAAAATATCATCTGGATGTGGTAGCGGATGGGCATCTGATTCTAGCGCATTGTTTAACCCTGTAGAATAGTCGCCACAGATACGGACGGAAACGTTGTCTGACTTACGGACCACTACTGTTGGAGTTGCCCAGTCGGAAAACTTCACTGGTGAGATAATTCCCTTGTCCTGAAGACGTTGAAGTTCGGCATCCACCTTGGGAAGAGCAGCATATGCAACTGGTCTCTTGGGACAGTACACGGGACGGGCGTTGGGCTTCAGGTAGAGTTTAACTTTTGCTTTGGTACACCGGCCAAGTGTGCTCTGGAACACTTCCGGGAACTTCGTACGCAGCTTTTGCTCAATGTCTTCCGGCTTCTGATGCACAGCATTGACCAGTGAGTTGAAAGGAATCGACCATAGTTGGAATAGATCGATTGTTCCAATTCCAAGGACATTCAAATCCGGGCTTGATGACACATGGACAATGCCAGCTTTTGTCACGCTTCGGATGGTTATGTCTGCAAGGAACTCACCAGCCATGTTAATCTTGTTTCCGGAAGCGCTGATGGCGGTTATGTCAGTTACGTTGATGGCTGGTTTGCCTATCGCCTCCCAGGTCTGCGTAGAAATAATGGTGATATCAGAAGCGCAATCTAACTGAAGGACAGCTTCTTTGCCATTGATTCCAACAGTAACGTATTTCCTCTTCCCTTGAAGATCGATGCGTTTCACTGAAATTCCTTTGGACTTCACAAATGCCTTGTACTTTTGTTTTGCTGGCTTTGATTTTGATTCAGCAGATGAGCAGTAACCTTCTTTATGCCCTTTTCGTTTGCACTTGTTGCAATTGTGGTCTTGATAGGAACATACCTTTACGAAATGTAAATCACCGCAAAACCAGCACGGAGATTTCGGTTGTTTTTTCTTAGCAGGCTTGGTGGAAACAGCGTTGACGACGGATTTTTCCGGAACGGGCTTCTCTACCAACTTGGTGTCCTGCTCCAGATTGTTGAACCGATGACACTCCTCGACGAGATTTTCCAAGGTTAGCTTTGTGCCGTCTGCTGGCGGAGCATGCTCTTCAGCTTCCAATTTGCCGATCAATCGAGTTCGGATGTCTGCATCGCGGGAAGATTGTAGACCGCAAACAAAACGTAGCGCCTTGAATTGGTCATCAGTGAGCTTGGTGAGTTGGAATGCTTCGCAATGCTTGTTCACAGAGGcagcataacttgaaaaatcgtCTGCTTCATTCTTAGTATACTGAAGACAACGGTAACGAGCGTTGAACAGCGAGGTTTGATGACCAAAAAGTTTCTTAAGTTTCTTCACCGTTTCGTCCAGGCCAAAATCGCGGGGATGTCTTGGCAGGATACTATTTACGTATCGCTCGTGGAACTGGGTGCCGATTTTTCTTAAGAGTAGCCTCACCTTCGCTGGATCGTCTAGATTCTTGCCGTCGACCTTGAAGACATCTTCGTAGCGAGCAAACCACGCGTCAAAGAACACTCCACCGTCAGGATCGTAGTAAAAATCTTCAATTCCCGTGGCCAACGATTCGATTATCTTCTCGCTTCCCGGTTGGCTGGCTTGACCGGTTCGCTTGAGGAGTTGAATCTGCTCTTGTTGGTTGACTACCAGTTCGGTTAGTCGGAGAATCGCGTTTTTCAAATCCTGGTCGGACATCTTGCAAGAGTCTTGAAGCAGCTTAAAATTGTCCTCGTCGCCAAGAATTGTTGTAGTCTCCAACAAATAAAAGACTAGTTGTAGCTTTAACGTCTATATTCTTTGGAGGTTGGAACAAATATAAATAGAGAAAATTGTGCTGTCAACCAGCTTAATAATTCACAGGCTTCTTAGATAAAAGTCTTCGAGTGTAATTGCTATGGAACAATGACGGGCAGTGCACGCtgtccattttgacgttttctgaaGGTCagagaattttcaatcgcagtaaacAACAAAACAGTTTATTAAAGTTGCTATACGTTGCTAAATTCATGTTTTCACTCCGTTACTGATTGAAAATTacccgacctacagaaaacgtcgaaatgggctgcgtgtactatccgccattaccgctcgtggaaagccgTATACGGTTTTTGCGAAGCACTTTATTACTCCTGGACTTTCAACCTAACCAACAGTTATACGAGTAGAATAAAAAAGTGAGTCAATATTACGCTTTAAGAAAAGATATGGCACTTCTGATATGTAAAACCCAGTTGCCAAATTAGTGTTTTTTTCCTCGCCTatcactctctctctcactctcgctctctctctctctctctctctctctctctctctcgctctgaGTATTTGTAGTGAAAACCGGTCGAAGGCTGCAAAAAACACCAGCAAATGAAAAGATGTCTagcaaaaaaaggtcatcaTCTCGGAAAATTGCGAATGTTATCACATATTTTCCTATTGTTTTACTTTGTCTTCGCAACTCAAGAGATGTCTTCgtttccaataagcgagtatcacgtcaacgttttctatacaaattccttctttgacctgcattcggatgcggccggcgctggtattgcctaatacaaagattaaggtcaccagtttttacacattgaggatgcatgttggtcccaagcatcatcttttggttctctgtgtaattacagctgatctggcaataacggagtagcaaccacgggcggtcaatcatgctcatgctcatgctcatgctcatgcaacTCAAGAGATGTCTTCATTTTGTCTTCGCAAACCAAAA from Wyeomyia smithii strain HCP4-BCI-WySm-NY-G18 chromosome 3, ASM2978416v1, whole genome shotgun sequence encodes the following:
- the LOC129729085 gene encoding uncharacterized protein K02A2.6-like; this translates as MSDQDLKNAILRLTELVVNQQEQIQLLKRTGQASQPGSEKIIESLATGIEDFYYDPDGGVFFDAWFARYEDVFKVDGKNLDDPAKVRLLLRKIGTQFHERYVNSILPRHPRDFGLDETVKKLKKLFGHQTSLFNARYRCLQYTKNEADDFSSYAASVNKHCEAFQLTKLTDDQFKALRFVCGLQSSRDADIRTRLIGKLEAEEHAPPADGTKLTLENLVEECHRFNNLEQDTKLVEKPVPEKSVVNAVSTKPAKKKQPKSPCWFCGDLHFVKVCSYQDHNCNKCKRKGHKEGYCSSAESKSKPAKQKYKAFVKSKGISVKRIDLQGKRKYVTVGINGKEAVLQLDCASDITIISTQTWEAIGKPAINVTDITAISASGNKINMAGEFLADITIRSVTKAGIVHVSSSPDLNVLGIGTIDLFQLWSIPFNSLVNAVHQKPEDIEQKLRTKFPEVFQSTLGRCTKAKVKLYLKPNARPVYCPKRPVAYAALPKVDAELQRLQDKGIISPVKFSDWATPTVVVRKSDNVSVRICGDYSTGLNNALESDAHPLPHPDDIFADLAGCRYFSQLDFSDAYLQVEIEEESQKYLTINTHRGLFKYNRLPPGIKSAPGAFQRIIDSMVAGIPGVKPYLDDIMISVKTKEEHNRSLHEVLERIKTYGFHLKIEKCRFGLSQIKFLGHIIDKDGLRPDPAKTTAISQMPAPTNVSQLRSYLGAINYYGRFVKQMKELRAPMDYLLKQNVKWEWTANCQKSFDKFKMLLTSDLLLTHFNPNKEIIVAGDASKNGLGAVIMHRFPNGSVKDISHISRSLTPAKQNYGQIEKEALALVFAVTRFHKMVFGRKFTLQTDHQPLLKVFGSKKGIPVYTANRLQRWALTLMLYDFDIQFVRTEDFGHADLLSRLMKCHSTTDEEYVIASVQMEADVNTVLSDSTSSLPVTSEMIATETSKDPVLQSVVFHINEGWPNHSKAINDPVVQQFFIRRDSLLIVQGCIMFGDRVVVPNRFRKRILQQLHRGHPGMERMKSLARSFVYWPNIDDAVEKYVRCCRPCAEAAKSPRKTDLESWPIPSKPWERVHIDYAGPINGYYYFLVIDAYSKWPEIYRTRSTNTTKTLEMLDEIFSRFGNPKILVSDNGSQFSNGQAERFVDTLKRGLKKLREGGNPATFRHLHRSTPNRSARDHKSPAELFLGRPLTTTLDLLKPRKSSTPAVNSKQNNQFNQHHGTVKREFSADDLVYAEVHHHNQTSWVPGKVIERKGSVMYAVLLDTGRLIRSHTNQLRQRHLESISEATESNLPWTVLLEEFGMQNLCTPCSDETADPDSKETQQPPEMLPQVAHPIQQLPEVLHPAEPTLDQEKVLAPEVVVEGINPQCSNQPVRNRRLPAWLGSYDLF